A single region of the Nicotiana sylvestris chromosome 6, ASM39365v2, whole genome shotgun sequence genome encodes:
- the LOC138870978 gene encoding uncharacterized protein: MHGDEDLLACNDTIVPFIEAEYDKGPWVYQTFETVSVEKILEGKCIRGPKLSSASVMVTDEMLKNGFMSGNGLSSSLQGIMHPVRPSGNPGTFCLGFTPTEKDVKRVKNVKQKVWSLPKPVPHISKSFVKPRAEKPPTSSILKPVVDVDEELIKRFQSLFEEVNMVEVGEGSSISDVQLIEPNVKLGNWEVTPLPTRKEFCSFFAGCSDMICMKNFHPSLKSQSNSEITIQEVEYDDEIEYDEEVAFEEIKYDEEVAFEEISKELKQFEEKPKTNLSETELINLEDQDDVRETKISVHLEPQVKEEIIKILFEYKDDFAWSYDDMPGLSTDLNAGETYMRAMATIFHEMIHREIEVYVDDVIIKSKKQSDHVKDLRNFFQRLRRYNLKLNPAKCAFGVLSGKLLGFVVSRCGIELDPSKIKAIQELPPPKNKIEVMSLLGRIHNEIADALATLASMLHHPDKVFVDPVHIQVYDQHAYCNVVEEEINGEPWFHDIKEYIKSGIYPVHASGDQKRTIQRLASGFFLSGGILYKRTPDLGLLRCIDAKEASTIMAEVHSGFKIMLRNPTPYRPKANGAVEAANKNIKKILHKMVQGYRTVVRTSVGTTPYLLVYGTEVVIPTEVEIPSLRIVAEAEINDDEWVKTRLEQLSLIDEKKLVANENSMQQVSVRDSDHLEVLWSISNQKVKKFLAGSKQLIRMKHGSGRSRRSAMMPQINHHVFQLTRFYLSETGARKFFNPQGPSHEEGMVQGQEILLRILQDESMAQELRTGTSTALHSALHIEPSIKKNKRGFSFGGREFLEFIEGQIRVFGGNFLLKKEKLREGAIYLGLDRDGGENTKNKISASDLFNKKWSLAEVRQLLERYLFVVPTAAVSLVRFLFTSLLPILVNGH; this comes from the exons ATGCACGGTGATGAGGACTTGTTAGCTTGTAATGACACAATTGTTCCGTTTATTGAAGCTGAATATGATAAGGGACCTTGGGTCTATCAAACTTTCGAAACAGTGTCTGTTGAGAAAATtctcgaaggaaaatgcattcgGGGTCCTAAGCTATCCTCCGCGTCCGTCATGGTTACggatgaaatgttgaagaatggttttatgTCGGGCAACGGTCTGAGCTCATCTTTGCAGGGTATTATGCATCCAGTGCGCCCTAGTGGGAATCCTGGTACGTTTTGTTTGGGATTCACACCCACAGAGAAGGAcgtgaaaagggttaaaaatgtgAAACAAAAGGTATGGTCGCTCCCCAAGCCCGTCCCACACATctctaagtcttttgtcaagccaaGGGCCGAAAAACCTCCAACCTCCTCAATCCTAAAACCTGTGGTCGATGTTGATGAAGAGCTGATCAAGAGGTTCCAAAGTTTGTTCGAAgaggtcaatatggtagaagttggtgaaGGCTCTAGTATATCAGATGTGCAGCTCATTGAACCAAACGTGAAGCTTGGCAATTGGGAAgttactcctctccccaccaggaaggagttttg ttctttttttGCTGGTTGTAGTGACATGATATGCATGAAGAATTTTCATccgagtcttaaaagccaatctaattctgaaataacaatccaagaagtggaatatgatgatgaaatagaatatgatgaagaagtaGCATTTGAGGAAATAA aatatgatgaagaagtaGCATTTGAGGAAATAAGTAAAGAGCtgaaacaatttgaagaaaaaccgaaGACTAATTTGAGTGAAACTGAATTAATCAATTTAGAGGACCAGGATGAtgttagggaaaccaagataagtgtgcatTTAGAACCACAAGTTAAGGAGGAAATAATCAAAatattgtttgagtacaaagatgactttgcatggtcatatgacgatatgccaggcctgagcactgatctg aatgctggggaaacGTACATGAGGGCGATGGCCACCATATTTCATGaaatgatacacagggagattgaggtttatgtagatgatgtgatcataaagtcaaagaagcagtctgaccatgttaaGGACTTGAGGAattttttccaaagactccgcaggtacaacctcaagctcaatccagcaaaatgtgcatttggtgtcctGTCGGGGAAGCTGCTAGGATTTGTGGTTAGTAGATGTGGCATTGAGTTAGATccatcgaagatcaaagccattcaagagttaccaccgccaaagaacaaaatagaggtgatgagtttgcttggaag gattcataatgagattgctgatgccttggctactctggcgtcaatgttacatcatccggacaaGGTTTTTGTCGACCCCGTGCATATCCAAGTttatgatcaacatgcttattgtaatgtggtggaagaggaaatcaatggcgaaccttggttccatgatatcaaggaatacatcaagtCGGGGATATATCCAGTACATGCTTCAggtgaccaaaagagaaccattcaacgtctggctagtggatttttcttgagtggaggaatcTTATACAAGAGGACTCCGGATTTAGGACtgctgaggtgcatagatgctaaagaagcttcaactatcatggccgaagtgcattctgga TTCAAGATCATGCTTCGGAACCCCACTccgtatcgccccaaggcaaatggagctgttgaggctgccaacaagaacataaagaagatacttcataAGATGGTTCAAG GTTATCGCACTgttgttcgcacttcagtaggtacaactccttatttgctaGTATATGGAACTGAGGTAGTTATTCCtacagaagttgagattccatcccttcggatcgttGCAGAAGCTGAAAttaatgatgatgagtgggtcaaaacccggctagagcagttgagtttgattgatgagaaaaaattggttgca AATGaaaactcaatgcaacaagtgagtGTAAGAGATTCAGATCATTTAGAGGTTTTGTGGTCCATTTCCAATCAAAAGGTCAAAAAATTCCTTGCTGGCTCGAAGCAGCTGATCAGAATGAAGCATGGCAGTGGCAGAAGCAGACGCTCAGCAATGATGCCACAAATTAACCACCACGTTTTCCaactaacaagattttatttgtctgaaacaggggcaagaaaaTTTTTTAATCCACAAGGACCCTCCCACGAAGAAGGCATGGTTCAGGGGCAAGAAATTCTGTTAAGAATACTCCAAGAcgagagcatggctcag GaactgcggaccggaacctcgacggcacttCACTCGGCTCTCCACATCG AACCATCCATAAAGAAgaacaagaggggattttcatttGGGGGCAGGGAATTTTTGGAATTTATTGAAGGGCAAATTCGGGTTTTTGGGGGGAATTTCTTGTTGAAGAAGGAGAAGCTTCGAGAGGGAGCTATATATTTGGGTCTGGACAGAGATGGGGGAG AAAATACCAAAAACAAAATATCAGCTTCTGATTTGTTTAACAAGAAATGGAGTTTAGCTGAGGTCCGTCAACTGCTCGAGAGGTATTTGTTCGTGGTTCCTACCGCTGCTGTGTCGCTGGTTCGATTCCT GTTCACCTCTCTCCTTCCTATTCTTGTTAATGGTCATTGA